TGGCCTCGGTCTCCACCATCGCCCCCATCCTCGGGTTCCTCGGTACGGTTACCGGTATGATCCGCGCCTTCGAAGGGATCGCCCGGGCCGGCGAGGTCAAGCCCACCGTCGTCGCCTCCGGTATCTCCGAGGCCCTGATCACCACCGCGACAGGTCTGGCCATCGCCTTCCCCGTGTTGATCATGTACAACTACTTCACCAGCCGGATCGACCGCTTCGTCCTCGAGATGGAAGAAAGCACCACTGAGCTGATCAACGCCATCGAGGACACCCAGGCCTGACCAAACCGACGGGAGAAACCATGGCTTTCAAAAGGAAAAGCAGGACCGCCGCGGAGATCCCGTCGTCCTCGATGTCGGACATCGCCTTCCTGTTGCTCGTCTTCTTCATGACCACCACCATCTTCAACGTGGAGAAGGGGATCCGGGTCCAACTACCCGGTAAAGGCGAACCCACCCAGATCAAGGCCGACAACGTGGTCACGGTCCGGGTCCGACGGGACGGCTCAATCTATCTCGACGCCAAGGAAAACCCGATGGAAATCCCGAGCCTCGGCCTGCTCAAGGACGAGCTCGAGAAACGTCTGGCCGCCAACGAGAAACTGGCCGTCATTTTCGAGGTCTCCCCGGAGGCCAGCTACGACAAGATGATCGACGTCTTCGACGAAATCAAGAAGGCCAACATCGTGCGCCTGGCCCTCAAAATCGAGTAGAAAGGAGGATCGATGCAGCTCAGGAAAAAAACCAGCAGTAAACCCGAAATACCATCGTCCTCCATGTCGGACATCGCCTTCCTGCTGCTGATCTTCTTCATGACCACCACGGTGTTCAACGTGGACCGCGGGCCCAACCTGACCCTGCCCGCCGCCGAAAAGGTCGAGAAGACCAAACGCAAGGATACGATGTCGGTCTACGTCGACGCTAACGGCAACGTGAATATCGACGGACGCTACATCGCCCTGGAGATCCTCCCCGAGATCATGGCCGAGGAGGTCGCCGCCAACCCCAACATCACCGTCGTGTTCAAAGCCGACAAGAACGCCGAATACGGCCGCCTGATGGAGGTCTTCCAGCAGCTCCAAGAAGCCCAGGCCTACAAGATATCCCTCTCCACCGAATTGGAAAGCGGAGGCTTGTAACGCCGGAACCAAACGCACGCCCGACTCCGTATAGTAACCGGGCAGGACGGGCTTTAAGGAGGCCACATGGACGACAAGAACACCAATGGCAAAAAGAACGGCCAGGACCGGAAGGAACTCTTCCGCCAGTCCCTGCTGTTCAGCCTGCTGTTCATCGCCTCCCTGGTGATGGCGATGAATAACTTCTCCGAACCCATCGACCCCTTCGTCATGCGCAAGGACGTCCAGGAGCTGGAGAATATCGAGGTCTACAAACCCCCCTCAAAGACCATCCAGATCCCCGAGGTCAAACCCCCCGCCCAGATGGTTCAGACCGCCCCCGAGGTCAGTGAATCCGAGGAGGCCATCGAGACCATCGACGTCCCCAGCCAGGAGTACGTCGAGCTGGAAGGCGGCGGCGACGAGTTCGAAAACCTCGGCACCCTGGGCGGTGAGGAAACCGAATCCGACGAGACCATTCCGCCCCAAAAGGTCAGCGTTCCCGAACCCGTCACCCCGCCCGGGGTGCAGGAGTTCATGGAGCAGACCCAGGAGAGCCTGACCTGCAGCGTCGGTATCTACGTCTCCGCCGACGGCCAGGTCCTGCGCGTCCGGATCATCAACTCCACCGGTCGCTCCGACGCCGACAACGCCGCCCTCGAAGCGGCCCGCAAATCGCAATGGGAGCCCGCCATGCAGAACGGCCGCCCCATCGCCCGCGAGGTCGCCGTCACCTACCGCTTCAACTACACTCAGTAGGTGGGGCTGGATCAGGGGTTGTTCACCCTACAGGGGTTCCCGGACGGGGACCCCTGTTTTGCGATGACACCACCGGCCCCCCACAGCCTGATTTCGCGGCCGATCACCCCGCAGGGGTTCCCGGACGGGGACCCCTTTTATGCAACGATACCATCGGCCACCCCCAGCCTGATTTCGCGGCCGATTATCCCCGGGGGTTCCGAACAGTTATTCACCGCCTGCGTGCAACGAGACCGTAGCACCAAGGGCGAACTGCTGTTTACAAGCCAATCACCCGCCTGTGGATGCTTGCCTTCCTCGGTAAGCTCGCAACACACCCGCCGCAACCAAATTGGCTCAGCCTGCGCAACAAGACTGAAAGCGCAATTGTCGATTCGAATACCGCCGACGATAGTTATCACAGGCCAACGGTCTACCGCGGTTCGCTGCGTAGCCACCCGCCACACTAGTCAACCGAATGACACTCAATACCGCACTTCCACCGCCGGCTCGTGCTATCCAGGTTCGTCTCAAACTAAGTTAATGCAGCGAACGAGTTTAACCAAAGTTCTCGTCAGGACTTGCTGCCCTCAACCCTCGACCGACGAGCGCCAGCAGCGGCTGAACCGCCCGCCAAGGCCCCCAGCGCAAATACCTCTTCATCGTCAGCAGACACCTCCAGCAGCAGACCGCTGACTACAGGTACAGATTCTTCATAAGAACAACAGCCTCAACAAGCTACGACTTAGGCCAAGAACAACCCTCGGGGAACTAACGGGTCGGTTCGAGCTTTGAAAAACAGCCACCGCTCGCGGTCTTGACCCTCGAACAACCCGGCGCGGAACTGGCACGGTTTTTGCATCTCGGCGCCCCTTGGCGGGGGGGGCGCCGGTCGCGCCTCCGCAAAAACCGTGCCAGTTCCGCGCCGGGTTGACGGTGTCGAGGCGTTTGGTGGCTGTTTTTCAAAGCTCTCGACCCCGGACCTTTTCAGCGCTTTCTCACCGTCTCCGCTTTAACCGACGTAAAACAACGATCGCCGACCTTGATAGAACAACCGGGGCCCAAGGGGACCCCGGTCGTTTAGTGTACTGCCGTTTGCCGGACTTTAGAAGGCGAAGCCCAGGCTGAACCGCAGGGAGTAGCCCAGGCGACCCATATCGGCGTAGGCCGCGTCGGCCTTGATGTTCATCCCGCCGGCGGGAATGTTGAAGCCCACACCGGCGTTGAGGCCCGGGGCGAAGGAATCGGCGTCTTCGTCTTCACCGACGAAGAAGTCGTAGTTCACCTGGTAGCCCGCGCGGATGGCGGCGATGCGGTAGAGCTTGTACTCCACACCGACGTTGACGCGCTCTTCGGCGTCGTTGGGGTGGATGGCGTCCAGGCCGACTGTCATGAAGTGGTCGTCGCCCTCGAGCAGGTCGTAGGCGACGCCGAGACGGAAGGTCATCGGTAGAACGTTGGCCGTGAATTCGGTATCGGTGTAGCCGCTCTTGTCGCGCAGCAGCTCACCGTAGGTGCCGTCGAAGGCGATGTCACCACCGAAGTACTGCAGGGCCATACCGATGCGCAGGCTCTGGAAGCCGGTGTTGTAGAGGGTACCCACGTCGACGGCCCAGCCATCGGCGGTGTAGCCGTCGATGTCCATGTGGATCCACTGGGCCCGTCCGCCCACGGCGAAGCGGTCGGTCAGGTTGCGCCCGTAGGTCAACCCGGCGGCCATGTCGTAGGCGGTGAAGGTGCCGTTGCCGTCCTGATGGTCCTGGTCGGTGCGGGTCATCTCGCCGTAGTCCAGGTACTGGAAGGTGGCACCGAAGGTACCGACGTTCTTGAGATTGTAGGCCAAGGCGCCGGAGAGCATCCGGGTCTCGGCTACCCATTCGTTGTCTTCGAAGAACAGGTCGAAGCCGGGAATGCGGGCGGTCGCGGCCGGGTTCCAGAAAGCCATGGCGGCTTCCGGCATCCCGGTGGCCACGACGGCGCCACCCATCCCGAGCATCCGCGGACCAACCCCGATCTTGAGGAACTGGGCGGTCGCGATTCCTGTCTTCTCCTGCGCCATAGCCGGCAGGACCAGCACCAGCACCAGGAGAAGTGCTAGGGTTTTATGCTTCATGAGTTTCTAGCCCCCTTCTCGAAGGGAAGTCATGTCGAGCCGCAGGCGGGCCGGCCGGGAACGCCCGGCGCCCCCGGCCGGCTTGCGGGTTAGATGCGTTCGCCCATCAGCACGGCAAACTTACCGATTGTGGTGCCGATGCCCGGGGCATCGATGTGATAGACGTAAACGCCGGAGGCTACCTCCATGCTGTTGCGGGACTGGAGGCTCCACCAGGCGGTGCCGCTGGTGGCGTCGTTGTGTTCGAGAATGTCCACCAGATCGCCGGCGATGGTGTAAATCCGGATGGTGCAACGTTCGGGCAGGTTGGTGAAGGCCAACTTGCGCTCCACGACCCCGGTAACCGAACGGGTCTGCCAATCGACGCCGCCGATGTAGGGGTTGGGCACCACCAGGACGTTATCCAGACTGGACTGGACCTCGGAAGACAGGGTCACCTCGACCAGGTTGGCGCGCACACCGCCTTCGATACCCGGCAGGGGCTCGGAGCCGATGTTCTCGTTGTAGATCGGGCTGGCGCCGTAGTCGAAGGCGACAACGGAGTAGTAGTAGGTGAAGTGGTTGCGCGGCTGGTCCGGGGCGTCAACGGTGACGTCGTCGTAGGGCCACTTGTCGTAGTCGTGGTAGTTGGTGCCGTCGTCGACGTACTCGTAGATCCGGTTGCCGGTGCCGGGCGCGTAGCCCTCGCCGTCGCCGCTTTCGGCAAAGATATCGCCCCAGTTATCCAGGCTGTAGCTGGGCATCCACTGGTCGTTGTCGTTGCCCTCGTACCCGGGGGCGCGCAACGAGGCGGGACCGTCGAATTCGGGATCGTCGGCCCAGTTGTGGCTGGTGTCGTTGATATCCTTGTCCCACTGGGCCAGGAGGTTGCGGATGTATCTGGGCTCCTCGCCGCCGTAAGTGTAGGCCTGGTACTCAGGCATCTCGTCGGGCCAATCGCCGTCGGCCGGATTGCTGGCGAACCAGGGGGTCAGGTCGCTGCCGTCGCCCAACTGGTCCTCGGTGCTGGCGCGGTAGATGCGATAGCCTTCGAAGTCGATCTGGCCGCCGGTGCTGCCATCCTGCTCCCGCTCAATGTTGGTGGTCGAGTTGACCTGGGGATCGAAACGCAGGGTCACCGAACCGTCGCCGGTCACGGCGGTCAACAGCGGGCTGTTAGGCGGGGAGAGAACGATGAAGTCATCGATCTCGTCGCCCTGCTGGGGATCGTCGAACTTGCCGTTGAAGCCCAGGGCGTCGGCCATGGCCTGATCGGCGTTCTTGTGGATCCCGGCGAAGCCCTCGCCGACGATGAAGGACATCCGGACTTCCAGTACGTCACCGGGCTGCATACCCGCACCCTCGGCATCCTGCAGGGGGCCGATGGAGGGGCAGACGCGCCAGTCGAACATGTTGGAGGTCTCTTCGTAGGTGCCGACGTCGGACATATAGGCGTACTTGTAGGCGTCGGTGGCCGGGTCGTTGTTCCAGTCCCAGGAGTGGGAGGAGGTGACGATATACTCACGCTCGTCGTCCAGACCCGGGTTGATGCAGGCGCGCAGGATGCGGGCGCCGCTGAAGCCGGTCACGCCGGGGACTTCGTCGCCGTTGTACATGTAGGCCAGATAGCGGCATTCGGCGTCGTCGTCGAACTGGTCCCAGTAGGGCTGAGTCGACTCGTCACCGTCGATGGGCATGGGGAAGTTGACCGAGTCGTAGGCGTCGATGATGCCGTCGGAACCCGGGGCCCAGGTGACGTTGTTGTACTCGTCGAGGGCGTCCTGGGGATCGTCGATTGAGACGAGGTCGTCCAGGTTGCCGTTGGAGCCGCCGACGTCGATGTCGTAGGCGTAGGCCAGGTAGCTCTTGGGGTCGAGAGTGTCACCACCGACGTAGCGGTAGTAATAGATGATGGTCAGCCATTCGTCGTGGCCGGGGGCGCCCCAGACCATCGAGTGGCTGCAGACCTCCAGACCGAAGGTCGTGGAGGAGTCGGCGTCGGTGTTGTACCAGTGGGCATCCTGGTCGGAGATACGGCTCGGCGTATCGTCGCGCCAGAAATCGGCCATCCAGCCGTAATCGACGCCCTCGTGGGAGCCGAAGCTCGGCGGCAGCGGGGTGGTCGTGCCGGCCTCGCTGTCATAAACCGGGCTGGTCGGGTGCCACTCCGTCGGCTGGGCGTACTCGTTGTTGATGATGGTTTCGGAGTTACCGAACCACAGGTACATATTCCAGAGATAGAGGATGCCCGAGCCGATGGGCCATTCCGCCGTGCCGTCGTTGGTGTCGAAGATGTGCATGTCGTTACCGACGACGATCTCGAGCTTGCCGGCGTCGTGACGGAACTTGTCCACCGGGTAGTTGGGCGAATACCCCTGATCCCGTGACCTGGCGACGGTCGCATCGGTCCCCATCACGGATACTCCGACCAGGGCCGCCGCCGTCACCAGTGCCAGGACAGCTATACTCAGTTTCAGCTTCATGGAGTTGATCCTCCTTGCTGAGCCGCGAAAAAAGTAAGTAGATAGACCGTGGGTGGCTGGAGTGAACCCGCTGCGGGCTCACTCCAACCCGTTATCCCGTTAGAAGGAAATGCTGGCGCCGACGCGGATCTGGAGCGGCTCACCGTAGACTTCCATGTCGTCCCAGGGGCCGTTCTCGTCGTCGTAGTTCTCGTAGTAGTAGGTCCAGTCGGAACCGGAACCCGAGCCCTCATCGGAGCCGAAGTTGGTGACGTTCCAGCGGTCGAAGAGGTTGAAGGCCTCGACGAACAGCCCGAAGTTCATCCCCCACAGCTCGAGATCGTAGGTCGCCTTGGCGTCGAGGTTGATCAGCCAGGGCATCCGCTTGGTGTTGATCTCCTGCTGGCCGCCCTCTTCGATCGGGGGCGAGTAGGGGGTGCCGGAGCCCAGGTTGGCGTTGATGTTGACGCCGAAGGGGCCCTGGCGGAAGTCGAGCATGACGTTGATGGTGTGGGTGACGTCCCAGTCGAGCAGGTTGGCTTCGAGGGGCAGGTTCCAGCCGTTGTAGGAGTACTCGTAGCCCTGACGCCAGTCGGAGGACAGGCCGCGGGCGATGGAGTAGGTGTAGGATATCTTGCTGGAGAACCAGTCGGTCCAGCTACCGTCGAGGACGACCTCGACGCCGCGGACGTTGCCCCAGTCGGCGTTGGTGGTGCGGGTGTAGTTGTAGATCCCCAGCGGGTGGGTGTACATGATGGTGTCGATCTGGTTGGAGATGTCCTTGTAGAAACCGGTGACATCGAGCAGGATCGACTGGCCGCGGGGGTTGGTCTCGCTGACGCCGAGCTTGAAGACGTGCTGGACGCCGACCTCGTAGCTGATGGTCTTCTCGGGCTTGAGGTTCGGGTTGCCGAAGATCGGGAAGGACCCAGTGGGTTCCTCGTAGTTGCCCATGTAGAGGAAGCGGAAGATCGGCATCTGGAAGAAGTGGCCGTAGGAGAAGTGGATCTTGTCGAACTCGGTGATCGGATGGGCCACGCCCAGACGCGGCGAGAGCTGATACTTGGGATCGGCCTCGACGCGCGGGACATCGTCCCAATTCACGTATTCGGAATCCGAGTCCTTACCCTGGTAGTTCATCGGGTTCTCGGCGTAGTCGGTGTTGGGATCGAAGTAGTCGAAACGCAGGCCGAGGTTGATCACCATCTCCGAGTAGTCCATCTTGTCCTGGACGTAGGCCGCGCCCTGCCACGGGAAGACGTGATAGCCGTCGCCGTAGACGTTGTTGGGCAGCGGCTGGCGCTGGAAGTACTCGACGTCGTAGTACTTGTACTCCAGCCCGGCCTTGACCAGGTTGTGCTTGTCGAGCTCGGTCTGCATGTCGGCCTTGCCCGTCAGGATGTCCTCGTAGGTGTTCTCGTACCAGCGCATGTCGCCGGTGGTGTAGAACCAGCCGTCGGGACCGGTCTGGGTGCGGTTGAGATCGTAATCCTCCCACCACTTCCAGCCGCCGACTTCGTGCTCTTCCCAGGCGTCGCCGTTGTTCCAGACCTTCTCGACGCCGCCGTCGTCGGTGCCTTCGTAGTGCCAGTCGTCCTCGCCCCACTTGATGCCGGCGTGGACCCAGGTGTTGTAGTAGTTGGCACGGACGGTGTACCAGGTCTTGTCGCTGACCAGGTGGCGCCACAGACCGGTGACCTGGTAGGTGTCACGGGCCTGGTAGATGTAGTTGTTCAGGGTGTACTGCCACTGGCAGTCCCAGAGCTGGCGCGTCATCTGCGACAGCGTACCCGAGGCGATGAAGAACATGTTGTTGTACTCGGGACGCGCCTGATCGCCGGCGAAGGCCATGCGGATCTTACCCTGGGCGTTGTACTCCTCACGGGGCTCGTCCTTGGGCAACTGGCCGCCGTTGACGTAGTAGTCGCCGGAGAGGAACAGGGTCATGAAGTTGCCGATGGGACCACCGAAGGCGCCTTCGGCCTTCCAGAAGTTGGCCCGGCGGGTGCGGGTGGTCCAGGTGACCGGAACCGAATCGGGATCGGGCTCGCCGGTCGAGGCGAGGATCTTTTGTGATTCGATTTCCTTGGTGGTCTGGAAGACCTCCATCCGGCCGCGCAGGGTGCCCTCCCAGCGATCCGTGCTGCCGTGCTTGGTCACGATGTTGATGACCGCGGACTGGGCGTTGCCGTACTCGGCGTTGAAGGCCCCGGAGATGATCGTCATCTCGGCGATGGAGATGTTGTTGATACCCGTGGCCGCGTAGCCGGAGATCGGATCGACGATCGGCATATCGTCGACCATGTAGGTGATCTCGGTGGCGCGACCGCCGCGGACGTGCATGTAGCCGTCGTCGTTGACGGTGCCGGCCTCGTTCTCCATCAGGTCGTAGAAGTTGTCGGCCGGGAGCTTCTCGATGTCCTCTTCACCGATGCGACGGATCTTGGAGGTGACATCGCTCTCGATCAGGCGACGACGAACGTCGACCTCGACCACGATGTCTGTCTGCTCCACGTCGGTGAGCGGATTGAGGGTGAAGTTCAGGGTCCGGCGGACGTCGGAGATGAAGATGACGCCCTCGACGACCTTACCCTGGTACCCTTCATAGGTACACTTGACGCTGTAGGTTCCCGGCGGGATGTCGGTACGGGAGAAGTACCCGTCCTCATCGGTTTGGATCATGATGTCTGTACCCACGAGCTTGATCTCAGCCAGCTCCAGGGGGTTACCGTTAGCGTCGGTTACGGTACCCGAGATCTGGGCGTTGGTGCCGGCGAAGGCCGGGCCAACCAACAGCAGGATGAGCATCAAGGTAAGGGTCAGAAGATGTTTTTTCATCTTTCCCTCCCGATACGGTGCAAGGAGCTTGCTAGCCTTTCGTAAGAAGACTTGGGGTCGTAAGCCTGAGATAGGATATATGGACCTCCTCCAACAGTAATAAAGATAGCCGAAACTTCCGTTTTGGCAAGTCCCGCGTCCAAAACGGAGGGTGATAAATCAACCGTGGCGTAAAAAACCCTGAACGGGGATACATATCTGCCGGGTATCGGGGAACTCGGCTGCCGCATCAGAACGTATCCATACGGCCGGTGAGTTCAGCGCCGGGGGTCCGGTTTTTAACCCGGTTCGCGTCGTTCCGGGACCGTTTCGGGCGCCGCCGGTCCGCAGCACGGCCGAGCTGATCGGCCTGAACCGCTCGTCCGCAGCCGCGCGTACGGTAGGGCTGGCAGGTTTCCACTGCGGCGTGGGTCGTTTGGGCCGGGAAGGCGGGTTGCCGGGTGAAGCCTTGCTCGAAGCCTTACTAGAAGCCTTACTAGAAGCCTTGCAACAAACCGCGCGAAGTCGAGCAATAAACCCGGGATGCTGCCTGAGACGGAAACCCGGGGCGGACATACAGTGTTTCGCCCCTTCTGCTTCGCCCCTACTATGTCCTTGTTCCGGCCCCGACGCGCCTTCTTCAATCTCAGGCTCGAAGCCCTTTCGGCCCTGGCGACCCGCTTGCCGGGCGGTCCTGCCGGCTCGCACTCCCTGCCGTGATCCCTTGACAGGTCAATCGATAGGACAGGTCAATCGATAGGACAGGTCAATCGATAGGTCAAGCAAAACGAGAATGCGGCCAGCCTGGCCCCGGCTGGTGAAAACGGACGGGAAGCGGGACGGGACCCGGGGAATTCTTGTAACAACACTATCTTAGTCTGTCCAAAGGTAAAACAGTCAAGCGGCTATGTCAAGGTAAAAAACCGGGCCGGGGCAACGCTTGAGCGGTCACCTGGGCCTCGGCGGCACCCGTGCCGCCGGGTTGAAATCGGCGGCGGCTGACCCGGCGCGACCGGGAGAAGCGCTGGTCGTGACGGGTCGGGAGAGGGGGCGGCGGCTCTTGTGTCGGCGCCGGATCGCCCCCCGGTGGCGAGCGCCCGCGGCACGCCCGGCATAACCGCTGCAGAACCGGCCTCGGGCCGGTTTTTTTTGCATGTAACGACGATGATCGCGCGACCGGCGGACCAGCCGCCGTCGGCGGTTAACCGACCGTCGCGGTCGGTTACTGGACCGCGGGGGATCGGCTTTGGTACGATACCCCTCCACCGTCGCGGGCCGACCGGACGAGGCGCCCGCCCCCCGGCCGACGGCGAAGAGACGCCGCTGCCGCCCCGCCGCAAACAGAAACCGGAGACCGAAAAGCGAGGAAGCGGATGCCCGATTATAGCAAACGGACCCACCATTGTGCAGAACTGGCGGCGGACGACCTCGGGGCCGCGGTCGTCCTCTGCGGCTGGGTGCGCCAGGTGCGCGACCTGGGTGGGCTGGTCTTCCTGCGCGTGGGTGATTGTCGCGGCGAGACCCAGGCGGTCTGCGATCCCGATCACGCCCCGGCGGCCCTGGAGGCGGCCTCGAGCTGCCACCTGGAGTACGTGGTCTGCCTGGCGGGGAAGGTGCGTCGCCGGCCTGACGATCAGGTCCGCGACGACGAGCCCACGGGAGCCGTCGAGGTGCTGGTCGATGAGCTGGAGATCCTCTCGTCGGCAAAACCGCTGCCCTTCCCGCTGACCGACGAACCCTCGAAGAACGAGGAGCTGCGTCTCAAGCACCGCTACCTCGACCTGCGCCGCCGCCCGATGCTGAAGGCCCTCGAGTTCCGCCACCGCTTCATCCTCGAAATGCGCAACCGGCTGGCCGCCGAGGGTTTTGTTGAGATAGAAACCCCGCAATTGACGCGCTCGACCCCGGAAGGCGCCCGGGACTTCCTCGTCCCCAGCCGCAGCTTCCCCGGCTCCTTCTTCGCCCTGCCCCAGAGCCCGCAGATCTACAAACAGCTTCTGATGGTCGCCGGAGTGGACCGCTACTTCCAGATCGCCCGTTGCTTTCGCGACGAGGACCCCCGGGCCGACCGCCAGGTCGAGTTCACCCAGTTGGACCTGGAGCTGGCCTTCGCGACGGGCGCAGCGGTCATGGAGGTCTCCGAGCGCCTGTTCAACCACCTCTGGCGGAAGCTGCTGGATGTCGAGCTGCCCGCATCCTGGCCCCGATTGACCTACGCCGAGGCCCTGGAGCGCTACGGCACCGACAAGCCGGACACCCGCTTCGGTCTGGAGCTGGTCACCCTGGACGCCGCCTTCGCCGATACCGAGCTGCGCTTCATCAAAGACGCTCTGGCCCAAGGCGGCGCGGTGCGCGGCCTGCTGGTCCCCGGCGGCGCCGGGGCCAGCCGCAAACAGCTCAAGGAGTGGGAGAACGAGGTCAAGAGCGCCGGACTCGGCGGGATGATCTGGATCAAGTGGACCGTCGACGGCCTCTCCTCCAGTATCAAGAAGTTCGTCGAGGGCGGACCGGCCGACAAGCTGCGCGAGCTCTCCGGCGCCGGCGAGGGCGACCTGCTGCTGGCCTGCGCCGGGAGCGGCTCCCGGGTCAACACGGCCCTGGACCGGCTGCGGCGCAGACTCGGCCGTGAGCAGGAGCTGATCGAAGACCGCTGGGACGTCCTCTGGGTCACCGAGTTCCCCCTCTTCGAAGAGGACGACGAGGGCCGGATCACCTCCAGCCACCACCCCTTCACCGCCCCCCTGGCCGAGGACGCCGAGAAGATCGAGAGCGAGCCGCTGAGCGTGCGCTCGGCCAGTTACGACATCGTCATCAACGGCGTCGAGGTGGCCTCGGGCTCGCCGCGGATCCACGACGCCGAGCTGCAGCAGCGCGTCTTAGCCGCTTTGGGGATCGGCGCCGAGGAAGCTCGGGAGCGCTTCGGCTTCTTCCTTGAGGGACTCTCCTACGGCACCCCGCCCCACGCCGGCATCGCCCCGGGCCTGGACCGCATCATCGCCCTGATGCTCGGGCGGGCGAGCATCCGCGAGGTGATCGCCTTCCCCAAGACCCTGCGCGCCGCCGACCCCCTGACCGGCGCACCGAGCCCGGTGGCGGATTCCCAACTAACTGAATTGGGAATTCGGGTTGTCGAAACCGCCCCGGAAACCATACCGGAGACCATAGATGAAGACGGCTAGATCCCCAACAGGCAAAGGTTTAGCCCTGGATCAACTTTTTCTGATAATTTTGGCCCGCGACTTGAAAAAGGCTCTGGTCAATTCCCCGCTTTTCTGTTAGACTTCTACAGTCGCATATTAAAAGGCGCTTCAGCTTTGCCTTGTCTTACATCCTTAGTCCTACCCATAACCTAGGAGGAGTTCTATGTGGATTACCTTTATCGCGCTGCTGCTCGGTGGTATCCTGGGCGCCGCCGGTATGATCGTCAAGAACAAGCCGTCGGCCGCTGACGCCATCGCCAAGCTGACCCCCTTCCAGGGGTACATCGGTGTCGTCCTGTTGCTCTGGGGTATCTGGGACCTGATCCAGTCCTTCAGCCTGCTCAGCCTGTGGGGCGGTATCATCGGTATCCTGGCCCTGGCCACCGCCATCGTCGAGATCATCCTGGGCATCGTCCTGGGCTGGAGCCTGATCGTCAAGTACTCCAGCGGCGCCGCCGAGAAGATGGAAAGCACCTACGCCAAGCTGGTGCCCCTGCAGGGCATCTTCGGCATCCTGGCCATCCTGCTGGGCATCTTCTGGCTGCT
This genomic stretch from Candidatus Coatesbacteria bacterium harbors:
- a CDS encoding TonB family protein produces the protein MDDKNTNGKKNGQDRKELFRQSLLFSLLFIASLVMAMNNFSEPIDPFVMRKDVQELENIEVYKPPSKTIQIPEVKPPAQMVQTAPEVSESEEAIETIDVPSQEYVELEGGGDEFENLGTLGGEETESDETIPPQKVSVPEPVTPPGVQEFMEQTQESLTCSVGIYVSADGQVLRVRIINSTGRSDADNAALEAARKSQWEPAMQNGRPIAREVAVTYRFNYTQ
- a CDS encoding TonB-dependent receptor, which gives rise to MKKHLLTLTLMLILLLVGPAFAGTNAQISGTVTDANGNPLELAEIKLVGTDIMIQTDEDGYFSRTDIPPGTYSVKCTYEGYQGKVVEGVIFISDVRRTLNFTLNPLTDVEQTDIVVEVDVRRRLIESDVTSKIRRIGEEDIEKLPADNFYDLMENEAGTVNDDGYMHVRGGRATEITYMVDDMPIVDPISGYAATGINNISIAEMTIISGAFNAEYGNAQSAVINIVTKHGSTDRWEGTLRGRMEVFQTTKEIESQKILASTGEPDPDSVPVTWTTRTRRANFWKAEGAFGGPIGNFMTLFLSGDYYVNGGQLPKDEPREEYNAQGKIRMAFAGDQARPEYNNMFFIASGTLSQMTRQLWDCQWQYTLNNYIYQARDTYQVTGLWRHLVSDKTWYTVRANYYNTWVHAGIKWGEDDWHYEGTDDGGVEKVWNNGDAWEEHEVGGWKWWEDYDLNRTQTGPDGWFYTTGDMRWYENTYEDILTGKADMQTELDKHNLVKAGLEYKYYDVEYFQRQPLPNNVYGDGYHVFPWQGAAYVQDKMDYSEMVINLGLRFDYFDPNTDYAENPMNYQGKDSDSEYVNWDDVPRVEADPKYQLSPRLGVAHPITEFDKIHFSYGHFFQMPIFRFLYMGNYEEPTGSFPIFGNPNLKPEKTISYEVGVQHVFKLGVSETNPRGQSILLDVTGFYKDISNQIDTIMYTHPLGIYNYTRTTNADWGNVRGVEVVLDGSWTDWFSSKISYTYSIARGLSSDWRQGYEYSYNGWNLPLEANLLDWDVTHTINVMLDFRQGPFGVNINANLGSGTPYSPPIEEGGQQEINTKRMPWLINLDAKATYDLELWGMNFGLFVEAFNLFDRWNVTNFGSDEGSGSGSDWTYYYENYDDENGPWDDMEVYGEPLQIRVGASISF
- a CDS encoding PorV/PorQ family protein, with translation MKHKTLALLLVLVLVLPAMAQEKTGIATAQFLKIGVGPRMLGMGGAVVATGMPEAAMAFWNPAATARIPGFDLFFEDNEWVAETRMLSGALAYNLKNVGTFGATFQYLDYGEMTRTDQDHQDGNGTFTAYDMAAGLTYGRNLTDRFAVGGRAQWIHMDIDGYTADGWAVDVGTLYNTGFQSLRIGMALQYFGGDIAFDGTYGELLRDKSGYTDTEFTANVLPMTFRLGVAYDLLEGDDHFMTVGLDAIHPNDAEERVNVGVEYKLYRIAAIRAGYQVNYDFFVGEDEDADSFAPGLNAGVGFNIPAGGMNIKADAAYADMGRLGYSLRFSLGFAF
- the aspS gene encoding aspartate--tRNA ligase, yielding MPDYSKRTHHCAELAADDLGAAVVLCGWVRQVRDLGGLVFLRVGDCRGETQAVCDPDHAPAALEAASSCHLEYVVCLAGKVRRRPDDQVRDDEPTGAVEVLVDELEILSSAKPLPFPLTDEPSKNEELRLKHRYLDLRRRPMLKALEFRHRFILEMRNRLAAEGFVEIETPQLTRSTPEGARDFLVPSRSFPGSFFALPQSPQIYKQLLMVAGVDRYFQIARCFRDEDPRADRQVEFTQLDLELAFATGAAVMEVSERLFNHLWRKLLDVELPASWPRLTYAEALERYGTDKPDTRFGLELVTLDAAFADTELRFIKDALAQGGAVRGLLVPGGAGASRKQLKEWENEVKSAGLGGMIWIKWTVDGLSSSIKKFVEGGPADKLRELSGAGEGDLLLACAGSGSRVNTALDRLRRRLGREQELIEDRWDVLWVTEFPLFEEDDEGRITSSHHPFTAPLAEDAEKIESEPLSVRSASYDIVINGVEVASGSPRIHDAELQQRVLAALGIGAEEARERFGFFLEGLSYGTPPHAGIAPGLDRIIALMLGRASIREVIAFPKTLRAADPLTGAPSPVADSQLTELGIRVVETAPETIPETIDEDG